The Halioglobus maricola genome segment CGCCAGCGCCAGCGCGACGCTGAGTAGAATCCGCCAGATCACTGCAGTGCCCGAGCAGCTTCCAGTGCGAAGTAGGTGAGAATGCCGTCGCAGCCGGCGCGTTTGAAGGCCAGCAGAGATTCCAGCATGACCGGTTCGCGCGCCAGCCAGCCCTGGGTAAAGGCGGCCTGGTGCATCGCGTATTCGCCGCTCACCTGGTAGGCAAATGTGGGGGCCTTGAGTTCGTCTTTGACTCTGCGGGCAATGTCCAGATACGGCATACCCGGCTTGACCATGATCATGTCGGCGCCTTCGCGCAGGTCCAGCGCGCATTCGTGCAGGGCCTCGTCTGAATTCGCTGGGTCCATCTGGTAGCTGAACTTGTTGCCACCCTTAATGTTGCCGGCTGAGCCAACGGCGTCGCGGAAGGGGCCATAGTAGCTCGACGCGTACTTCGCGGCGTAGGCCATGATCAGCGTGTTGGGATGGGATGCCTCCTCCAGCGCAGAGCGGATGGCGCCGATGCGCCCGTCCATCATGTCGGAAGGAGCGACGACATCCGCGCCTGCTGCCGCGTGGGACAGGGCCTGCTGTACCAGTACTTCGCTGGTCACGTCGTTGAGCACGTAGGCGGCTTCGTCGATGATGCCGTCCTGGCCGTGGGTGGTGTAGGGGTCCAGCGCCACATCGGTGATGATGCCCATATCGGGCAGGGCATCTTTCAGCGATTTCACTGTGCGCTGCACGAGGCCGTCAGGGTTGTAGGCCTCTTCGGCCATCAGCGATTTTTGCTCTGGCCCTACCACCGGGAACAGGGCGAGCGCCGGTACGCCCAGGCTGTGTAGTTCTTTCGCCTGCGCCAGCAGTAGATCCGCGCTGAGTCGCTCGATACCGGGCATGGAGGGGATGGCTTCGCGCTCGCCGCTGCCTTCGAGCACAAATACCGGGAAAATCAGGTCCGCCGGGGTGAGCAGGTTTTCCCGCACCAGCTCGCGCGAAAAGGCGTTGGCGCGCAGTCGGCGCAGTCGGGTCTGGGGAAAGGGGCCGCGTTGGCTTGTGAATGACATGGGTTGCTCCGGTGTGGGTCGGCGCCGTTACAGGGCCGCAAAGGCGCCGCGAGCGGCGTCTACGGTGGCGTCGATGTCGGCGTCGGTATGAGCGCTGGACATAAAGCCTGCTTCGTACGATGCCGGTGCCAGATAAACGCCGGCCTCAAGCATCAGGTGGAAGAAGCGGTTGAAGGCTTCTGTGTCACAGGCCATGACCTGGCGGTAGTTCTCAATCTGGCTGGCGTTGGTGAAAAAGCCGCCGAACATCGTGCCGCGATGGTTGGTGGTGAAGGCGACGCCCGCGCGGTCGGCCGCGTCCTGCAGGCCCGCACAGAGATTTTCCGTGCGCGCAAACAGGGGCTCATAAAAGCCATCGGCAGAAATAATGTCGAGCGTGGCGAGTCCCGCTGCCATGGCGATCGGGTTACCGGACAAGGTGCCGGCCTGGTAAACCGGTCCCAGCGGCGCTATCTGTTCCATGATTTCCCGCTTGCCGCCAAAGGCACCCACCGGCATGCCGCCACCGATGACCTTGCCGAGTGTAGTGAGGTCGGCCTCCACGCCGAAATAGCCCTGCGCGCCCTCAAGGCCGAAGCGGAAACCGGTCATTACCTCATCCAGGATCAGGACGGCGCCACTGGCATCACAACATTCGCGCAGTGTCTCCAGGAAGCCGGGGGCGGGCGGTATGCAGTTCATATTGCCGGCCACCGGTTCAACGATGACGCAGGCGATGCTGTCGCCGTGTTCTGCGAAGGCAGCCCGAACGCCCTCAGGGTCGTTGTAATTCAGGGTCATGGTGTGGTCGGCGAGAGCGGCGGGTACCCCGGGGGAGCTGGGTACGCCCATGGTGAGAGCGCCGGAGCCGGCTTTAACCAGCAGTGAATCCGAGTGGCCGTGGTAGCAGCCCTCAAACTTCACGATCGTATCGCGCCCGGTATAGCCCCGTGCCAGTCGAATTGCGCTCATGGTGGCTTCGGTGCCGGAGTTCACCATGCGCACCATGTCCATGCCGGGCATGATGGCGCAAATACGGTCGGCGAGTTCTATCTCCAGCTCGGTGGGGGCTCCAAAGCTCAGGCCCTTTTCACTTTGCTTGATAACGGCCTCGCGCACAGCCGGGTGATTGTGGCCCATCAGCATGGGCCCCCAGGACAGTACGTAATCGATGTAGGCCTTGCCCTCACAGTCGTAGACCCTGGCGCCATCACTTCGCTCGATGAAAATCGGGGTGCCACCGACAGCCTTGAAGGCGCGCACCGGGGAGTTCACGCCCCCGGGGATGTGCTGGCAGGCGCGATCGAAAAGTTCTGTTGAGCTGCTCATTTGGCGGTGGTTCCTTGGTCGTATCTGGCTGGGAGGGGAATTATCCGGTGTTGGGGGGATAATATCCACCAGGCTCAGAAGGGTTTTAGTACAGCGAGGATAATCATGATGAACAAGAATATGACCGGTATTTCGTTGAACCAGCGGTAGAACACATGACTGTGTTCGTCACTGTGATTCATGATCGCTTTCAGGTAGCGGCCACACTGGAAATGGTAGAGCACCAGCGCCACCATGCAGGCCAATTTTAGCCACATCCAACCCGCCTGCAGATAGTAGCCGGGGTTAGTGGCGAGCAGGCCGACCCCCAGCAGGATGACCAGCACCATAAACGGAGTGACGAATCGGTACAGGCGGTGCGCCATGCCCGCGAGTATTTCCCGGCTTTCCGGGCTTTGAGCGGCGGCATAGTTCACAAAAATCCGCGGCAGGTAGAACAGGCCGGCAAACCAGCAGACCACAAAAATCAGGTGTAAGGCTTTCATCCACAACACGGCGTCATTCTCCTTTTCCTAGAGCCGGCCCAGGGTAAATTTTTCGATCGCTTCACGGGTGACGACACCGTGCAGAATACGCTTACCCGAGGCGCGGCTGCGTTCATAAATGCAGGCGATCTCTGCGGTGTCGGCAGTGATACTGTCCAGGGCCTGGCGCAAGCTCGCCTGCACCGGAACGGCCGAGGTTGTCCAGCGGCGGATATCGGCGTCAGTGATGTCAACCGGGTCTGCGGAGGCGTTTTGCTCCAGCCACGTCAGCAATTCGGCACCCTGCACCAGGTAAAGATCCTCGCCTTCGCGGTTCACCAGGCACCAGGCTGGGCTGAACTCGAGCAGTGGCACTTTATCCTCGTCGGTCAATACGGCTGGTACGCGCACTGCGCGGTTGTCCATGATGGCGGCAACGTGGGTACTGTGCAGCAATTGATTGAGGGGGTCATCAGGCACGTTGCGGCGCAGTTGCTTGAGCACGGTCTGGTGAATCGAGCGCTGGCGAAACAGGCCGGTGCTGGTGAGGGTGGCGGTGACAATCGCCAGCATAGCCGGCATCCCGATGCCAATGGAGTGGGTGAGCTCAATGACTGCGAGCAGGGCTGCCAGTGGCGCATTCAGCGCCGCCGCCATGCATGCGCCCATACCGAGCACGATGTAGAGCACTGGATCGGAGGCGTGCTCTGGGATGAACTGCACCCCGATCATACCCAGGGTGCCGCCAATGCAGGCGCCGATTAGCAGGTTGGGGCCGATGATGCCCAGAGGCATCCCCGCGCCGGCGCTGACGGCCGTGGCGACCAGCTTGGCAATGGCGACAAGCGCCAGGGTAATCAGTGCCAGTTCGCTGTGGAGGGCATCGTCGAGAGTGTCGTAGCCGATGCCGAGGATCTGGGGCATGAACAGGGCCAGGCAACCCGTAACCAGCCCCGCCAGGGCAAAGCGGACGATCACATTCCAGTGCGCGAGTCTGGCGGTCGCCCGCGATATCTGGATGAATGCCACAACGGCCAGCCCGCAGCAGAAACCGAGGAAAATGACGTAGGGGATTTCCAGCAGCGAGTTTAGCTGGAGTTCGGGGATGGCAAACACCGCCCCACCGGTGAGCAGGGTCCGGCTGACGGCGGAAGCCGACACTGCGGCGAGTATGACCGGGATAAAGCCCACCACCGTGTACTCTGCAATGATGACTTCCATGGCGAAGATGATGCCCGCCAGCGGGGTATTGAACGCGGCGGCGATGCCCCCGGCGGCGCCGCAGGCAATGAGCACGCGCAGGCTGTTGTTGGGCAGCCCCAGCCGCTGGCCCAGCACGCTGTTGATGGCACCACCGAGATGTACGCCGGGGCCCTCGCGGCCGCCAGACTGACCACTGGCCAGAGCGAAGGCGCCGGCAAAAAACTGGACCAGGGCGTTGCGCAAGGGCAGTACGCCGTAGTGGGTGTGCATTCTGCTGAGCACGTGGACGATCCCGGTCTCGCGGTCTTCGGGCTTCAGGAAGTGGTAGCAGATGCCCAGGATGAGCGCGCCCGCCACAGGCAGGGCAAAGTGCATATAGCGCGGCAGCGCCTCGAAACCGTCGCCGCTCTCACCCACGCCCCAGAGGGCTGCCAACTGGCCTATCGCCAGTTCAAAGGCCAGCACCACGAGCCCCGACGCAAGACCGCCGACGATGCCGAGCACCGAGTAGGCGAGTACCGACTCATAATTGGACAAATGATGGCGATATTCACCGATGAGTTTACGCACAGTCTCGAGACAATCCGGTTTCAAAAAAACGAATATTACCAGTTAATAGCGTCGGCATTGCTTCTATAATGATCGGCCGTCCAGCCAGGGCCGCCTGGCGTGGCTGGATTAGCGGTGTTTTTGAGAAATAGAGGAATCTGGGAAATGGTCAGGGTAGGCATTGTAGGTGGTACCGGTTATACGGGCGTTGAGTTACTGCGTCTGTTGGCAACGCATCCGGAGGCGGAGGTAGTGTGCATTACCTCTCGCGCCGAGAGCGGCCGCCGCGTGGACGACCTCTATCCCAATTTGCGTGGTCACTATGACCTTGCCTTCTCTGAACCGGATGTCGCGACTCTGGCCGCCTGTGATGTCGTATTTTTTGCGACGCCCCACAATGTGGCCATGAATATGGTGCCTGAGCTGCTCGCAGCGGGGGCCCGCATTGTCGACCTGTCTGCCGACTACCGTATTCACGACGCGGCGCTCTGGTCCCAGTGGTATGGCGAACCCCACGCCAGCCCGGAGGTTCTGCCGCAAGCCGTTTATGGCCTGCCCGAGGTCAATCGCGAGGCAATCGCCTCGGCGACCCTGGTAGCTTGCCCTGGCTGCTACCCCACCTCGGTCCAACTCGGCCTGATTCCGCTGCTCGCCAAGGGGCTGGTGGACCCGCAGCACCTGATCGCCAGTTCGGCGTCCGGAGTCAGCGGTGCCGGCCGGCAGGGCAAGGTGGATAATATATTCCCCGAAGTCGCCGACAGCTTTAAGGCTTACGGCGTCGCTGGTCACCGCCACTTGCCTGAAATTGAGCAGGGGCTGGGCGATGCGGCCGGCGAGGCGGTGCGGCTGACGTTTGTGCCGCACCTCCTGCCCATGATTCGCGGAATTCACTCGACCCTGTTTGCCACGTTGCGCGCACCAGCGGGCGACCTGCAGGCGCTGTACGAGGAGTGGTATGCCGACGAACCCTTTGTCGATGTGCTGCCCCAGGGTGTTTTCCCCCAGACCCGGACGGTCAAAGGTGCCAATCGCTGCCAGTTGGGTATTCAGATCCCGCAGGACAGGGACACCGTGGTAGTAATGGCCGCCATTGATAACCTGGTCAAAGGTGCCTCCGGTCAGGCCGTGCAAAATATGAACATCATGCTCGGCCTGCCCGAGGAGATGGGCTTGCAGCAGGTTGGGCTGCTGCCCTGATAACGCTGTGAGCATTTCGAAAGATAGCCGACGCCGCTATCGCCGCTTGCAGGTGGTGGTGGCTACGTTGCTGGTGGGGGTGGTGCTCCTGGCTGGGTTTTATCTGGGACAGCGCGCGGCCTACAGCGGTATGGGCCTTGATCCAGCGCTGTATCAGGCCCTGAAGAAGGAAGTCCCGGCCCTGCAGGGCGAGCTTGCACAAGTACAGGGAGAGCTCGATGTGCAGGCAGCTCGCCATGAGATGGACCAGCAGGCGCTGGAGCTTGTCCGTCAGGAACTGGCCGCCCAGAAAGAGCATATAGCGACCCTCGAAGAGGGGCTGCGTTTTTACAAGAGCCTGATGGCGCCCGGGGAGATCGCCCAGGGCCTGAGTTTGCGCTCGCCTGAATTGGTCGCAATGGAAAAGGAGCGTCAATATACCTTTCGCATTGTTGCCCAGCAGGAGGCGCGCAAGCACTCGCTGCTAAAAGGCCACTTATCGGTGGAGCTCGATGGTCTCCTCGAGGGTGAAGATGTAAGCTATCCGCTATCGGAATTGAGTGCCGATGTAGACGCAGGCAAGATTGCTCTGCGTTTCCGGTACTTTCAGTCAATCGAAGGACAGCTGACCCTGCCCGAGGGCTTTGAACCCTCCCAATTGCGCCTGGTGGCAACCGCCACATCGCCGCGCAAGGCAGAGGTAAGGGAAGCGTTTCCCTGGCAGGTTCAAGCGAGGTTTACCCATGTGGGGAAATAAAAGAACGAAATTTAGCGCATCAGCGGGCACGACGCTGGTGGCCAGGGATACGACAGTCGTTGGCGATATGCACTTCAGCGGCTGCCTTGAAATCGAGGGCGTTGTCCAGGGTAACCTGGTGGCGGATGAGGGCAGTAAGGCCGAGGTCAGTATCGCGGACGGCGGGCGAGTGGAAGGTGAAATCCGGGCCCCGATCGTGGTGATCAACGGTGTCATTGAGGGCGACGTCTACTCTACAGAACGCCTTGAGCTTGCGCCTCGCGGGCGCGTGCACGGTAATGTCCACTACGCGCTGCTGGAAATGGAGGCAGGTTCAGAGGTCAATGGCAGCCTGACCCATAAGGCGGCGGACGAGCAGCAGGCACCCGCGCAGCTGGATCACTCTGTAGAAGTCACCGAGCTGGGTGAGAGCCCCGCGGCGAAGGCTGAATCACCCTCCATGGCTAAAGTTGACTGATTTAGTCGGATTTACGATAATAGCGGTCGTTTTTTAACCCCCGGCGGGTCCCACAAGCAATGTCTGTAGCAGCTGCATTTAATCCCTCGAGCATCAACCTCACTGCCAATGCCGTGCGTAAAGTACAGCAACTGGTGACCGAGGAAGAAAACTCCGCGCTCAAACTGCGGGTGTATATCACCGGCGGTGGCTGCTCGGGTTTCCAGTACGGATTTTCCTTCGATGAGGATGCAGCTGAAGATGACACTGCCATTACCGAGGAAGGCGTCACCCTGCTGGTCGATCCTATGAGCTTCCAGTATCTGGTCGGCTCCACCGTCGACTACACCGAGGGCCTTGAGGGCTCGCGCTTCATTATCGAAAACCCCAATGCGTCAACCACCTGTGGTTGCGGCGCGTCCTTCTCGATTTAGGGGGCGGCAGTTTGATTAAAGCCCGGCAGTGCCTGATTGTGCTGCTGGGCTTTTTTATGGCCGGTGCATTAGCCGCAGTAGCGAGCGCCGAAGAGCGCGAGGTGGTGCGCTATGTCTCCGAGATCGAACTCGAGACCGAGGCTGACCTGGGCGAGTTGCTGGGGCGCGCTGAAAACCTGTTTACCGCCGGTGAGTTACCGCAGGAGGAGGGCGCAGCCCTGACATTGGTGCTGCACGGCCCGGTGTTGCGCAGTCTGATGCGCGAAAACTATGCGGGAAGCAAACCGGTGGTGGACCAGGCTGCCAGTCTGAGTGCCCTGGGTGTGGTTCAGTTCAAGGCCTGCCGGTCCTGGATGGGTAGCAATGGGGTCGACGAAGAGAGCCTGCAACCTTTCGTGACAACCGTGTCCTATGGGCCGGGCGAGGTACAGCGCCTGGTTCGCGAACAGGGCTACATCTACTTCTAGGGTTCAAGCCGCCGGGAAAATACCGCCGAGAATCCTCGGTCCGGCCGCGCCGGTCACGCGGGTGGCGTTGCCACTCATGTTGTTCATGGTGCGGTAGGCCAGCCATGCAAACAGAGCGGCCTCGACCCAGTCCGGATCAATGCCCAGTGCAGTCGTGTCGGCAATCGCCGCACCCGGAAGCGCGCACCCCAGTCTGCGTAACAGCTCCCGGTTGTGGGCGCCGCCACCGCAGACAAACACCTCCGCAGTGTCCGCTTGTTCAGCGCTGATGGCGCCGGCAATCGTCCGAGCGGTCAACTCACACAGGGTCGCCTGTACATCTGCCGCTGGCACATCGGCCCCGGGCAGCAGTTGCTCCAGCCAGGCAAGGTTGAAGGTTTCTTTGCCTGTGCTACGAGCGCCGCGCAGGTTGAAATAGTCATCGCTCATCAGTGCACTGAGCAGTGCATCATTCACTGAGCCGCTTGCCGCCCAGGCGCCGTCGGCGTCGTAGTGCCCGCCGCAGTGCCTGGCGTGCCAGTGATCCATCAGGGTGTTACCCGGCCCGGTATCAAAGCCCGCGATCAATTCCCTGCCCTGCAGCAGGCTCACATTGGCGATGCCGCCTATATTGACGATCGCGCGCGTGGTGCCCTCGGCACCAAAGGCCTGGGCGTGGAAAGCGGGCGCCAGGGGTGCGCCCTCGCCGCCGGCAGCCATATCACGGCGCCGAAAATCCGCCACGGTGGTGATGCCGGTGAGTTCTGCAATCGTATTTGGGTCGCCGATCTGCAGCGTAAACGATGTTGCACCGTGGCCCGCCGAGGGCGGCCGGTGGCGCAGGGTCTGACCGTGGCTGCCAATAGCGATGATGTCGCTGGCTGAAAGCTGCGCTTGTTTCAGGGTTTGCATGCTCGCGCGGGCAAAAAGAGCGCCGAGTTCCCGATCGAGGCGGCCGAGGCGCTCAATTTCATTGGCGCCGTCGTGGCTGAGTTCATGAATGCGTTGGCGCAGCTCGGCAGGTATTGCTTCGGCGTGGGTGTGGAGCAGGGACACGCCGCCCTGCTGGCAGCGCACAATGGCTGCGTCGATGGCGTCCATGCTGGTGCCGGACATCAGGCCCAGATACAAGCCCTCGGCCATCGTGTCAGCCCCGGTCAGGATTAGCCCCGGCGAGCGCGAGCTGGGTGTCCGTGTCGGCCTGCAGTTGAGCCAGTTGCTGGGCAGCGGGCTCAATGGCGGCGAGGAAGCGTGGCATCTCCGCGGCTGGCAGTGATTTCGCCTTGGGCAGCTTCTTGTGAATGGTGCGTGGGTTGCGGTGTACGCCGTTCATCAGGAATTCATAGTGCAGGTGTGGGCCCGTGGCGGCACCGGTGGACCCCACGGTGCCGATAACCTGGCCCTGGGATACGCGCTGCCCGGTCTTGGCGCGGCGCTTGTGCAGGTGCAGATACTTGGTTTCGAACTGCTCGCCGTGCTGGATGAAGACATAGTTGCCATTGGCTTTGCTGTAGCCGGCCTTGCGCACCCGGCCGTCACCGGCGGCGTAGACCGGGGTGCCCGTGGGTGCGGCATAGTCCGTGCCGCGGTGTGGTCGCGCGGTCTTGTAGATGGGGTGGATCCGGCGCGGGTTGAAGTTCGAGCTGATGCGGGTGAAATCAACCGGCGCCAGCAGAAAGGCCTTGCGCATGCTGACACCCTTCTCGTTGTAGTAACCGGCGTCGCCATTGCTGTCGACATAGCGGTAGGCGGTATAGAGCTTGCCCTGGTTGTTGTAGGACGCAGCGATGATGTCACCATCGTCGTATTTCACGCCGTCGAGCTGGTGCTCCTGAAACACCAGGTTCATGGTGTCGCCCTTGCGCGGGTCGCCCACGAAATCGATAACACCGCCAAAGATGTTGGCCATTTCCATGATGGTGGTCTGCGACAGGCCTGCTTCCTGTCCCGCCATAAACAAAGAGGAGGTGATCACACCCGAGGCGGTAGATTGCACGATATCTGTCTGGCGCGTCTGGATCTCACTGACGAAGCTGTCGTTCTCAAGCCGATAAACCACCGTCTCAAGCTGTGACTTCACGAACTTGACCGAGGCAAGGCCGCCGTCTTCGCCTGCCTGGAAGGCGATGGTCTGGCCCGGATGGATCCTGGCAAGACCCTTGCCGTGTTCGGGTTCAGTGACCACGCGATGCACGTCTCGTTTGGTATAGCCGGCGCGTTCGAAGATCAGTGACAGGTTGTCGCCGCTGCGCACGGTTTCTTCAATCCAGGGTGGCTGCGCTGGCGCGGTGGGTTCGGCGAAAGTGTCGACTGGGGCGGCGGGGATAGGTTCCGCTGCTACAGCCTCGGTGAGGGTGTCTGTTACGACCGGGGCCTCTGCAACGGTAGCGGCATCATCGCCACTCAGGCCGAGTGCGACCGCAATACAGCCGACAGCGACGAGCCCGATCGCGACATGCCCTCGCTTCACTGCAATAGTAGGCAGTGTCAGCTGGGCAAGCGGTGATTGTTGTCCGCGAATCGCCGTAGCGCCCCGCGGCCGCTTTACTCCTGGCATGGTCGGTCAGAATTTCCAGTTATATAGAGAGGTCAGTATATAAAATAATCAAGCACTTCTATAGGGAAGAGTACCGGAAGCTTGCATTTAAAGGGGGGTGTTGTATGGTTGGCGGCCATTTTTTGTCCACCCTGTTTTTTGCAGCTTTTACGAGATTGAGAACGCCCCATGAGTAGTGCACTGCTTGACGATCTCCGCGCCCGCGGATTGATTTTCCAGATAGCGGGTGAGGATGGCCTCGCCGACTGGTTGGAGGGTGGTTCGCGCACACTTTATTGCGGTTTCGACCCCACGGCAGACAGCCTGCATATTGGCTCGCTGGTGCCTCTGCTCATGCTGCGCCGTTTTCAACAGGCTGGCCACAAACCACTCGCCCTGGTGGGCGGGGCGACAGGGCTGATCGGCGACCCGAGCTTCAAGGCCGCAGAGCGCCAGTTGAATACGCCCGACGTGGTCGGCGACTGGGTAGAAAAGCTCAAGCAGCAGGTGTCTCAGTTCATTTCCTTCGATGCGGGCGAGGCTTCCGCCGAGGTCGTCAATAACCTCGACTGGACAGCAGGTGTGGATGTGCTCGCTTTCCTGCGGGATGTGGGCAAGCATTTCTCGGTCAATGCCATGATCCAGAAAGAGTCGGTGAAGCAGCGCATTGAGCGCGAGGGTAGCGGTATCAGCTTTACCGAATTCACCTATATGATTTTGCAATCCTACGATTTCGCTGAGCTCAATAAACGCTACGGCTGTACCTTGCAGATCGGGGGTTCCGACCAGTGGGGCAATATCACTGGCGGTATAGACCTGACGCGGCGCATGTACGGCGAGCAGGTGTTTGGCCTGACAATGCCGCTGATCACCAAGTCGGACGGCACCAAGTTTGGCAAGACGGAGTCCGGTACGATCTGGCTCTCTGCGTCCAAGACCTCGCCCTATGCCTTCTATCAGTTCTGGTTGGGTTGCGCGGATGCTGACGTCTACCGTTTCCTTAAGTACTTCACCTTTCTGGATGTTGCCGAGATCGATGCGATCGAGCAGGCCGATGCCGAACGCCAGGGGCGCCCAGAGGCGCAGGCTGTACTGGCGCGTGAAGTGACACGCCTTGTGCACGGTGACGAGGGGCTGGCAGCGGCCGAACGTATTACGGCGAGCCTGTTTAGTGGTTCCATTGAGGAACTAGCCGAGAGTGACCTCGATCAGTTGCGCCTGGATGGCCTTCCGTCCAGCGCGGTGGCGCGTTCCGTGTTTCCGGAAACGGTGACTCAACTGCTAACCGAGGCCGGTATGGCCGGCTCCGGCAAGCAGGTGAAGGATGCCCTGGGGCGCAATGCGGTGCTGGTGAACAAGCGCGCGCTGGGCTGGGATGACAATGCCAATGTAGCCGCAGCTTTTGATGAAGCGGAGGCCTTGTTTGGTCGCTACTACCTGGTCAAATTGGGTAAGAAGAAGTACCACTTGTTCGAGATCGCCTGAGCGAAATTTGACCGTTGGGTTTGGCAAAAATCCACATTACAAAGTTATTTTCAAAA includes the following:
- the erpA gene encoding iron-sulfur cluster insertion protein ErpA, with product MSVAAAFNPSSINLTANAVRKVQQLVTEEENSALKLRVYITGGGCSGFQYGFSFDEDAAEDDTAITEEGVTLLVDPMSFQYLVGSTVDYTEGLEGSRFIIENPNASTTCGCGASFSI
- a CDS encoding acyl-CoA transferase, producing the protein MIKARQCLIVLLGFFMAGALAAVASAEEREVVRYVSEIELETEADLGELLGRAENLFTAGELPQEEGAALTLVLHGPVLRSLMRENYAGSKPVVDQAASLSALGVVQFKACRSWMGSNGVDEESLQPFVTTVSYGPGEVQRLVREQGYIYF
- the hemL gene encoding glutamate-1-semialdehyde 2,1-aminomutase; protein product: MSSSTELFDRACQHIPGGVNSPVRAFKAVGGTPIFIERSDGARVYDCEGKAYIDYVLSWGPMLMGHNHPAVREAVIKQSEKGLSFGAPTELEIELADRICAIMPGMDMVRMVNSGTEATMSAIRLARGYTGRDTIVKFEGCYHGHSDSLLVKAGSGALTMGVPSSPGVPAALADHTMTLNYNDPEGVRAAFAEHGDSIACVIVEPVAGNMNCIPPAPGFLETLRECCDASGAVLILDEVMTGFRFGLEGAQGYFGVEADLTTLGKVIGGGMPVGAFGGKREIMEQIAPLGPVYQAGTLSGNPIAMAAGLATLDIISADGFYEPLFARTENLCAGLQDAADRAGVAFTTNHRGTMFGGFFTNASQIENYRQVMACDTEAFNRFFHLMLEAGVYLAPASYEAGFMSSAHTDADIDATVDAARGAFAAL
- the argC gene encoding N-acetyl-gamma-glutamyl-phosphate reductase is translated as MVRVGIVGGTGYTGVELLRLLATHPEAEVVCITSRAESGRRVDDLYPNLRGHYDLAFSEPDVATLAACDVVFFATPHNVAMNMVPELLAAGARIVDLSADYRIHDAALWSQWYGEPHASPEVLPQAVYGLPEVNREAIASATLVACPGCYPTSVQLGLIPLLAKGLVDPQHLIASSASGVSGAGRQGKVDNIFPEVADSFKAYGVAGHRHLPEIEQGLGDAAGEAVRLTFVPHLLPMIRGIHSTLFATLRAPAGDLQALYEEWYADEPFVDVLPQGVFPQTRTVKGANRCQLGIQIPQDRDTVVVMAAIDNLVKGASGQAVQNMNIMLGLPEEMGLQQVGLLP
- a CDS encoding DUF6776 family protein, whose translation is MSISKDSRRRYRRLQVVVATLLVGVVLLAGFYLGQRAAYSGMGLDPALYQALKKEVPALQGELAQVQGELDVQAARHEMDQQALELVRQELAAQKEHIATLEEGLRFYKSLMAPGEIAQGLSLRSPELVAMEKERQYTFRIVAQQEARKHSLLKGHLSVELDGLLEGEDVSYPLSELSADVDAGKIALRFRYFQSIEGQLTLPEGFEPSQLRLVATATSPRKAEVREAFPWQVQARFTHVGK
- a CDS encoding CopD family protein, whose protein sequence is MLWMKALHLIFVVCWFAGLFYLPRIFVNYAAAQSPESREILAGMAHRLYRFVTPFMVLVILLGVGLLATNPGYYLQAGWMWLKLACMVALVLYHFQCGRYLKAIMNHSDEHSHVFYRWFNEIPVIFLFIMIILAVLKPF
- a CDS encoding bactofilin family protein — protein: MWGNKRTKFSASAGTTLVARDTTVVGDMHFSGCLEIEGVVQGNLVADEGSKAEVSIADGGRVEGEIRAPIVVINGVIEGDVYSTERLELAPRGRVHGNVHYALLEMEAGSEVNGSLTHKAADEQQAPAQLDHSVEVTELGESPAAKAESPSMAKVD
- the hemB gene encoding porphobilinogen synthase, with the translated sequence MSFTSQRGPFPQTRLRRLRANAFSRELVRENLLTPADLIFPVFVLEGSGEREAIPSMPGIERLSADLLLAQAKELHSLGVPALALFPVVGPEQKSLMAEEAYNPDGLVQRTVKSLKDALPDMGIITDVALDPYTTHGQDGIIDEAAYVLNDVTSEVLVQQALSHAAAGADVVAPSDMMDGRIGAIRSALEEASHPNTLIMAYAAKYASSYYGPFRDAVGSAGNIKGGNKFSYQMDPANSDEALHECALDLREGADMIMVKPGMPYLDIARRVKDELKAPTFAYQVSGEYAMHQAAFTQGWLAREPVMLESLLAFKRAGCDGILTYFALEAARALQ
- a CDS encoding anhydro-N-acetylmuramic acid kinase yields the protein MAEGLYLGLMSGTSMDAIDAAIVRCQQGGVSLLHTHAEAIPAELRQRIHELSHDGANEIERLGRLDRELGALFARASMQTLKQAQLSASDIIAIGSHGQTLRHRPPSAGHGATSFTLQIGDPNTIAELTGITTVADFRRRDMAAGGEGAPLAPAFHAQAFGAEGTTRAIVNIGGIANVSLLQGRELIAGFDTGPGNTLMDHWHARHCGGHYDADGAWAASGSVNDALLSALMSDDYFNLRGARSTGKETFNLAWLEQLLPGADVPAADVQATLCELTARTIAGAISAEQADTAEVFVCGGGAHNRELLRRLGCALPGAAIADTTALGIDPDWVEAALFAWLAYRTMNNMSGNATRVTGAAGPRILGGIFPAA
- a CDS encoding peptidoglycan DD-metalloendopeptidase family protein → MPGVKRPRGATAIRGQQSPLAQLTLPTIAVKRGHVAIGLVAVGCIAVALGLSGDDAATVAEAPVVTDTLTEAVAAEPIPAAPVDTFAEPTAPAQPPWIEETVRSGDNLSLIFERAGYTKRDVHRVVTEPEHGKGLARIHPGQTIAFQAGEDGGLASVKFVKSQLETVVYRLENDSFVSEIQTRQTDIVQSTASGVITSSLFMAGQEAGLSQTTIMEMANIFGGVIDFVGDPRKGDTMNLVFQEHQLDGVKYDDGDIIAASYNNQGKLYTAYRYVDSNGDAGYYNEKGVSMRKAFLLAPVDFTRISSNFNPRRIHPIYKTARPHRGTDYAAPTGTPVYAAGDGRVRKAGYSKANGNYVFIQHGEQFETKYLHLHKRRAKTGQRVSQGQVIGTVGSTGAATGPHLHYEFLMNGVHRNPRTIHKKLPKAKSLPAAEMPRFLAAIEPAAQQLAQLQADTDTQLALAGANPDRG
- a CDS encoding chloride channel protein codes for the protein MRKLIGEYRHHLSNYESVLAYSVLGIVGGLASGLVVLAFELAIGQLAALWGVGESGDGFEALPRYMHFALPVAGALILGICYHFLKPEDRETGIVHVLSRMHTHYGVLPLRNALVQFFAGAFALASGQSGGREGPGVHLGGAINSVLGQRLGLPNNSLRVLIACGAAGGIAAAFNTPLAGIIFAMEVIIAEYTVVGFIPVILAAVSASAVSRTLLTGGAVFAIPELQLNSLLEIPYVIFLGFCCGLAVVAFIQISRATARLAHWNVIVRFALAGLVTGCLALFMPQILGIGYDTLDDALHSELALITLALVAIAKLVATAVSAGAGMPLGIIGPNLLIGACIGGTLGMIGVQFIPEHASDPVLYIVLGMGACMAAALNAPLAALLAVIELTHSIGIGMPAMLAIVTATLTSTGLFRQRSIHQTVLKQLRRNVPDDPLNQLLHSTHVAAIMDNRAVRVPAVLTDEDKVPLLEFSPAWCLVNREGEDLYLVQGAELLTWLEQNASADPVDITDADIRRWTTSAVPVQASLRQALDSITADTAEIACIYERSRASGKRILHGVVTREAIEKFTLGRL